Proteins encoded together in one Camelina sativa cultivar DH55 chromosome 9, Cs, whole genome shotgun sequence window:
- the LOC104710178 gene encoding protein TWIN LOV 1 isoform X1: MSLAEESFNGRYTLWIKEALDELPHNFTITDPFLSGHPIVFASLGFLKMTGYSRAEVIGRNGKFFQGPKTNRRSIMEIREAIREERSVQVSLLNYRKSGSPFWMLFHMIPVFGRDDGKVINFVAVQVPISGRDHHRKMRIGSGLSGDDVSLDHSELVFGSCRREVCFGDFVQHRALPVECDDDDEQGLEDWEYCEASESEKLRAVEAVNTVLSVLTRYSELSGRLVCGKRYCLRGVDCLSSSLVISLGRIKQSFVLTNPCIPDMPIIYASDAFLTLTGYKRHEVLGQNCRFLSGVDTDSSVLYEMKECILKGQSCTVQILNYSNRKDKSTFWNLLHISPVRNASGKTAYFVGVQVEASCRDTESKELRPETKQLSVVGAVRVAVRSSFMVTC, encoded by the exons ATGTCCTTAGCAGAAGAATCTTTCAACGGTCGATACACTTTATGGATCAAAGAAGCGTTAGACGAGCTTCCTCACAATTTCACAATCACCGACCCGTTTCTTTCGGGTCACCCGATTGTTTTCGCGAGCTTAGGGTTTTTGAAGATGACCGGGTACTCGAGAGCAGAGGTGATCGGAAGAAACGGCAAGTTTTTCCAAGGGCCCAAGACTAATCGAAGATCGATCATGGAGATACGCGAAGCGATTCGTGAAGAGAGATCTGTTCAAGTGAGCTTGTTGAACTATCGTAAATCTGGGTCTCCGTTTTGGATGTTGTTTCATATGATCCCTGTTTTTGGGAGAGATGATGGTAAAGTCATCAATTTTGTTGCCGTTCAGGTCCCGATCTCGGGACGTGATCATCATCGGAAGATGAGAATTGGGTCGGGTTTGAGTGGAGATGATGTGTCGTTGGATCATTCTGAATTGGTGTTTGGTTCTTGTCGAAGAGAGGTTTGTTTTGGTGATTTCGTGCAGCATCGAGCTTTACCTGtggaatgtgatgatgatgatgaacaag GATTAGAGGATTGGGAGTACTGTGAAGCGAGTGAGTCTGAGAAGCTAAGAGCTGTGGAAGCAGTTAACACTGTGTTATCTGTTTTAACACGTTACAGCGAGTTGAGTGGTAGATTAGTCTGCGGGAAGCGGTACTGCTTGCGAGGAGTAGATTGTCTAAGCTCGTCGTTAGTTATTTCTCTTGGTAGAATCAAACAAAGTTTCGTATT AACCAATCCATGCATACCCGACATGCCTATTATTTATGCGAGTGATGCCTTTTTGACATTGACTG GCTACAAGAGGCATGAAGTGTTGGGACAAAACTGTAGATTTCTGAGTGGAGTTGATACCGATTCCTCAGTTCTTTACGAG atGAAGGAGTGCATCTTAAAGGGACAATCATGCACAGTGCAAATACTAAATTACAG CAACAGAAAAGATAAGAGCACATTTTGGAATCTTCTTCACATCTCACCAGTTCGTAATGCTTCAGGCAAG ACAGCATATTTTGTAGGCGTTCAGGTCGAAGCAAGTTGCAGAGATACTGAAAGTAAAGAGCTGAGACCGGAGACAAAGCAACTGAGTGTGGTCGGTGCTGTAAGAGTAGCGGTTAGGAGCTCATTCATGGTGACATGCTAA
- the LOC104710178 gene encoding protein TWIN LOV 1 isoform X2 — translation MSLAEESFNGRYTLWIKEALDELPHNFTITDPFLSGHPIVFASLGFLKMTGYSRAEVIGRNGKFFQGPKTNRRSIMEIREAIREERSVQVSLLNYRKSGSPFWMLFHMIPVFGRDDGKVINFVAVQVPISGRDHHRKMRIGSGLSGDDVSLDHSELVFGSCRREVCFGDFVQHRALPVECDDDDEQGLEDWEYCEASESEKLRAVEAVNTVLSVLTRYSELSGRLVCGKRYCLRGVDCLSSSLVISLGRIKQSFVLTNPCIPDMPIIYASDAFLTLTGYKRHEVLGQNCRFLSGVDTDSSVLYEMKECILKGQSCTVQILNYRKDKSTFWNLLHISPVRNASGKTAYFVGVQVEASCRDTESKELRPETKQLSVVGAVRVAVRSSFMVTC, via the exons ATGTCCTTAGCAGAAGAATCTTTCAACGGTCGATACACTTTATGGATCAAAGAAGCGTTAGACGAGCTTCCTCACAATTTCACAATCACCGACCCGTTTCTTTCGGGTCACCCGATTGTTTTCGCGAGCTTAGGGTTTTTGAAGATGACCGGGTACTCGAGAGCAGAGGTGATCGGAAGAAACGGCAAGTTTTTCCAAGGGCCCAAGACTAATCGAAGATCGATCATGGAGATACGCGAAGCGATTCGTGAAGAGAGATCTGTTCAAGTGAGCTTGTTGAACTATCGTAAATCTGGGTCTCCGTTTTGGATGTTGTTTCATATGATCCCTGTTTTTGGGAGAGATGATGGTAAAGTCATCAATTTTGTTGCCGTTCAGGTCCCGATCTCGGGACGTGATCATCATCGGAAGATGAGAATTGGGTCGGGTTTGAGTGGAGATGATGTGTCGTTGGATCATTCTGAATTGGTGTTTGGTTCTTGTCGAAGAGAGGTTTGTTTTGGTGATTTCGTGCAGCATCGAGCTTTACCTGtggaatgtgatgatgatgatgaacaag GATTAGAGGATTGGGAGTACTGTGAAGCGAGTGAGTCTGAGAAGCTAAGAGCTGTGGAAGCAGTTAACACTGTGTTATCTGTTTTAACACGTTACAGCGAGTTGAGTGGTAGATTAGTCTGCGGGAAGCGGTACTGCTTGCGAGGAGTAGATTGTCTAAGCTCGTCGTTAGTTATTTCTCTTGGTAGAATCAAACAAAGTTTCGTATT AACCAATCCATGCATACCCGACATGCCTATTATTTATGCGAGTGATGCCTTTTTGACATTGACTG GCTACAAGAGGCATGAAGTGTTGGGACAAAACTGTAGATTTCTGAGTGGAGTTGATACCGATTCCTCAGTTCTTTACGAG atGAAGGAGTGCATCTTAAAGGGACAATCATGCACAGTGCAAATACTAAATTACAG AAAAGATAAGAGCACATTTTGGAATCTTCTTCACATCTCACCAGTTCGTAATGCTTCAGGCAAG ACAGCATATTTTGTAGGCGTTCAGGTCGAAGCAAGTTGCAGAGATACTGAAAGTAAAGAGCTGAGACCGGAGACAAAGCAACTGAGTGTGGTCGGTGCTGTAAGAGTAGCGGTTAGGAGCTCATTCATGGTGACATGCTAA
- the LOC104710178 gene encoding protein TWIN LOV 1 isoform X4: MSLAEESFNGRYTLWIKEALDELPHNFTITDPFLSGHPIVFASLGFLKMTGYSRAEVIGRNGKFFQGPKTNRRSIMEIREAIREERSVQVSLLNYRKSGSPFWMLFHMIPVFGRDDGKVINFVAVQVPISGRDHHRKMRIGSGLSGDDVSLDHSELVFGSCRREVCFGDFVQHRALPVECDDDDEQGLEDWEYCEASESEKLRAVEAVNTVLSVLTRYSELSGRLVCGKRYCLRGVDCLSSSLVISLGRIKQSFVLTNPCIPDMPIIYASDAFLTLTGYKRHEVLGQNCRFLSGVDTDSSVLYEMKECILKGQSCTVQILNYRKDKSTFWNLLHISPVRNASGKHIL, encoded by the exons ATGTCCTTAGCAGAAGAATCTTTCAACGGTCGATACACTTTATGGATCAAAGAAGCGTTAGACGAGCTTCCTCACAATTTCACAATCACCGACCCGTTTCTTTCGGGTCACCCGATTGTTTTCGCGAGCTTAGGGTTTTTGAAGATGACCGGGTACTCGAGAGCAGAGGTGATCGGAAGAAACGGCAAGTTTTTCCAAGGGCCCAAGACTAATCGAAGATCGATCATGGAGATACGCGAAGCGATTCGTGAAGAGAGATCTGTTCAAGTGAGCTTGTTGAACTATCGTAAATCTGGGTCTCCGTTTTGGATGTTGTTTCATATGATCCCTGTTTTTGGGAGAGATGATGGTAAAGTCATCAATTTTGTTGCCGTTCAGGTCCCGATCTCGGGACGTGATCATCATCGGAAGATGAGAATTGGGTCGGGTTTGAGTGGAGATGATGTGTCGTTGGATCATTCTGAATTGGTGTTTGGTTCTTGTCGAAGAGAGGTTTGTTTTGGTGATTTCGTGCAGCATCGAGCTTTACCTGtggaatgtgatgatgatgatgaacaag GATTAGAGGATTGGGAGTACTGTGAAGCGAGTGAGTCTGAGAAGCTAAGAGCTGTGGAAGCAGTTAACACTGTGTTATCTGTTTTAACACGTTACAGCGAGTTGAGTGGTAGATTAGTCTGCGGGAAGCGGTACTGCTTGCGAGGAGTAGATTGTCTAAGCTCGTCGTTAGTTATTTCTCTTGGTAGAATCAAACAAAGTTTCGTATT AACCAATCCATGCATACCCGACATGCCTATTATTTATGCGAGTGATGCCTTTTTGACATTGACTG GCTACAAGAGGCATGAAGTGTTGGGACAAAACTGTAGATTTCTGAGTGGAGTTGATACCGATTCCTCAGTTCTTTACGAG atGAAGGAGTGCATCTTAAAGGGACAATCATGCACAGTGCAAATACTAAATTACAG AAAAGATAAGAGCACATTTTGGAATCTTCTTCACATCTCACCAGTTCGTAATGCTTCAGGCAAG CATATTTTGTAG
- the LOC104710178 gene encoding protein TWIN LOV 1 isoform X3 codes for MSLAEESFNGRYTLWIKEALDELPHNFTITDPFLSGHPIVFASLGFLKMTGYSRAEVIGRNGKFFQGPKTNRRSIMEIREAIREERSVQVSLLNYRKSGSPFWMLFHMIPVFGRDDGKVINFVAVQVPISGRDHHRKMRIGSGLSGDDVSLDHSELVFGSCRREVCFGDFVQHRALPVECDDDDEQGLEDWEYCEASESEKLRAVEAVNTVLSVLTRYSELSGRLVCGKRYCLRGVDCLSSSLVISLGRIKQSFVLTNPCIPDMPIIYASDAFLTLTGYKRHEVLGQNCRFLSGVDTDSSVLYEMKECILKGQSCTVQILNYSNRKDKSTFWNLLHISPVRNASGKHIL; via the exons ATGTCCTTAGCAGAAGAATCTTTCAACGGTCGATACACTTTATGGATCAAAGAAGCGTTAGACGAGCTTCCTCACAATTTCACAATCACCGACCCGTTTCTTTCGGGTCACCCGATTGTTTTCGCGAGCTTAGGGTTTTTGAAGATGACCGGGTACTCGAGAGCAGAGGTGATCGGAAGAAACGGCAAGTTTTTCCAAGGGCCCAAGACTAATCGAAGATCGATCATGGAGATACGCGAAGCGATTCGTGAAGAGAGATCTGTTCAAGTGAGCTTGTTGAACTATCGTAAATCTGGGTCTCCGTTTTGGATGTTGTTTCATATGATCCCTGTTTTTGGGAGAGATGATGGTAAAGTCATCAATTTTGTTGCCGTTCAGGTCCCGATCTCGGGACGTGATCATCATCGGAAGATGAGAATTGGGTCGGGTTTGAGTGGAGATGATGTGTCGTTGGATCATTCTGAATTGGTGTTTGGTTCTTGTCGAAGAGAGGTTTGTTTTGGTGATTTCGTGCAGCATCGAGCTTTACCTGtggaatgtgatgatgatgatgaacaag GATTAGAGGATTGGGAGTACTGTGAAGCGAGTGAGTCTGAGAAGCTAAGAGCTGTGGAAGCAGTTAACACTGTGTTATCTGTTTTAACACGTTACAGCGAGTTGAGTGGTAGATTAGTCTGCGGGAAGCGGTACTGCTTGCGAGGAGTAGATTGTCTAAGCTCGTCGTTAGTTATTTCTCTTGGTAGAATCAAACAAAGTTTCGTATT AACCAATCCATGCATACCCGACATGCCTATTATTTATGCGAGTGATGCCTTTTTGACATTGACTG GCTACAAGAGGCATGAAGTGTTGGGACAAAACTGTAGATTTCTGAGTGGAGTTGATACCGATTCCTCAGTTCTTTACGAG atGAAGGAGTGCATCTTAAAGGGACAATCATGCACAGTGCAAATACTAAATTACAG CAACAGAAAAGATAAGAGCACATTTTGGAATCTTCTTCACATCTCACCAGTTCGTAATGCTTCAGGCAAG CATATTTTGTAG